The DNA window TTGTGGCAGCCTGGATGCCAAAAATGGATAATAAATGGGGTGGTCAGGATAAAGCACCAAAATTTCCAATGCCGGTAGGTTTGGATTTTTTATTGCAATATCAATACCTAGAAGGTGACCTGGAAGTACGTCAAATTTTGGAACTGAGCCTGGATAAAATGGCTATGGGAGGAATTTACGATGCCGTTGGCGGTGGTTTTGCCCGTTACAGCACCGACAGATACTGGAAAGTGCCCCATTTTGAAAAAATGCTTTACGATAATGCCCAATTGGTTTCATTATACAGCCAAGCCTATCAGGTGTTTAAAAAACCTTTATATAAAGAAGTGGTATACGAAAGTCTGGAATTTATTGAACGGGAAATGACTGGTGAGGCCGGACAATTTTATTCTGCCATTGATGCCGATAGCGAAGGGGAGGAAGGTAAATTCTATGTATGGAGTAAAGATGAATTTGAAGAAGTATTGGCTGCGGATAAAACTATTTTTAATAAAGTTTTTAACATCACTGATGCGGGAAACTGGGAGCATGGAAATAATGTATTGATTCGGGAAAAATCCTGGGAAGAACTGGCTAAAGACGAAAATCTGAGTCGCGAAGAATTGCTAAGTAAATGGGAAAATGCCAAATCCAAACTTTTAGAGGTAAGAGATAAGAGAACCCGTCCCGGATTGGACGATAAAGCGCTCACATCCTGGAATGCTTTAATGATAGAGGGCTATATAGACGCCTACAAAGCATTTTCTGATCAAAATTTTTTAAATGCAGCAATTAGAAATGCCGAATTTCTGGATAAGCATATGCTCAGTGCAAATGGAAAATTATTGAGAAACCATAAAGATGGAAAGTCAGTTATCAATGCTTTTCTCGATGATTACGCCTTGCTTTCTTCTGCCTACTTTTCTTTATACCAGGTAACTTTTGAAGTAAAGTGGTTGGAAAAATCAAAGCTTCTAACGGATTATGCAATAAAGAATTTCTCTGACTCCGGCAATGCGATGCTCTTTTATACTTCTTCTGAAGATCAGGCTTTAATTGCAAGAAAAAAGGAAGTGACAGACAATGTCATCCCGGCTTCGAATTCTGTAATGGCTCATAACCTTTTCAATTTGGCAAAAATGTACGATGAAGAGTTCTACATGGAAAAAGCCGAAGAGATGTTATCTTTTGTCAGGGATGACCTTGAGAAATACGGATTGTATTATTCAAAATGGTCTGCACTTCTAATCAGATTTAATTATCCGGTCATTGAATTGGCCATTTCGGGAAAAAAATACAGTGAATACAGACAGAAAATTGATCTTAATTATTTGCCTTTGACCATTAAAATGGGCTCGGCAAAAGAAAGTGAACTTCCTTTACTCAAAAACAAATATATAGCGGGGCAAACAACACTATTTGTTTGTAAAAACAAAGTATGTGATCTGCCGGTAACCGAAGTGGAGAAGGCTTTACATCAGATAAGAGCTATCCGTCTTGATGAATAATTAAAGTACCGATTCATCCAGAGGTTCCCAAAGCTCTATTTTAACACCGTCCGGATCCATGATCCAGCCAAATTTGCCGTATTCATAGGTTTCCATTTCACCTACGATTTGTACGCCTTCTTTTTTGAGTGCCTCAAGAAGTTTTTCCAAATTATCTACCCTGTAATTGATCATAAAATCTTTTTTTGAGGGATTCATGTATTCGGTATTTTTATCAAAAGGCCCCCATTCTGTCCGCCCCTTTTTATCGGGTTCATCAGCATGACGCCAGTGAAAAGTAGCGCCGTATTGATTCGTATTTAATCCCAGGTGTTTTTTATACCATTCTTTTGATTTATCGGGATCCTCAGATTTAAAAAATATCCCGCCGAGTCCTGTTACCCTTTTCATCTAACTGTTTTTTATGTTGTTTTTATTGTAATCTTCTTTTTTAGACAAGTATTGATCCAGAAACTCAAGAATTTTCCCATAGGCTTCGATTTGATTTTCTTTTTTCAGAAAGCCATGACCTTCATCTTCAAAAAGAACATACTCAA is part of the Hyphobacterium sp. CCMP332 genome and encodes:
- a CDS encoding thioredoxin domain-containing protein, encoding MHTNKLINESSPYLLQHAHNPVDWYPWGEEALKKAKSENKLLIISIGYSSCHWCHVMEHESFEDSAVAQLMNEHFVSIKVDREERPDIDQIYMEAAQLISGSGGWPLNAIALPDGRPIFAGTYFPKTQWMQLLQNVQKFYTQEPAKALEQAQKLTEGIRMVESNLDPSQSGDYEKEELRKIVAAWMPKMDNKWGGQDKAPKFPMPVGLDFLLQYQYLEGDLEVRQILELSLDKMAMGGIYDAVGGGFARYSTDRYWKVPHFEKMLYDNAQLVSLYSQAYQVFKKPLYKEVVYESLEFIEREMTGEAGQFYSAIDADSEGEEGKFYVWSKDEFEEVLAADKTIFNKVFNITDAGNWEHGNNVLIREKSWEELAKDENLSREELLSKWENAKSKLLEVRDKRTRPGLDDKALTSWNALMIEGYIDAYKAFSDQNFLNAAIRNAEFLDKHMLSANGKLLRNHKDGKSVINAFLDDYALLSSAYFSLYQVTFEVKWLEKSKLLTDYAIKNFSDSGNAMLFYTSSEDQALIARKKEVTDNVIPASNSVMAHNLFNLAKMYDEEFYMEKAEEMLSFVRDDLEKYGLYYSKWSALLIRFNYPVIELAISGKKYSEYRQKIDLNYLPLTIKMGSAKESELPLLKNKYIAGQTTLFVCKNKVCDLPVTEVEKALHQIRAIRLDE
- a CDS encoding VOC family protein, which encodes MKRVTGLGGIFFKSEDPDKSKEWYKKHLGLNTNQYGATFHWRHADEPDKKGRTEWGPFDKNTEYMNPSKKDFMINYRVDNLEKLLEALKKEGVQIVGEMETYEYGKFGWIMDPDGVKIELWEPLDESVL